The Ornithorhynchus anatinus isolate Pmale09 chromosome X5, mOrnAna1.pri.v4, whole genome shotgun sequence nucleotide sequence ggttggtttGGGAGAAGATCCAGGagtggggccccgggggggggggggcggggggagggccctCATACCTTGTAGTAGATGTTAGCGGGGCTCTGGGGGGGCCCATCCTGGACGATGTAGACCGGGTGGCCATAATCTCCGCTCACCTTCTCGTAGTGGGGGCAGAAAGGGGGGTCCCCGGCGCCCCTGAGCGGGATGACCAGCTCCCCGGGCTCCGCCCCGTTGTTgttgcccgggcccggggggcagcccccggccccgcccccggccccgccgccccccgccgcccccgccgccccggccccgccggagcCCCCGCCGGAGCCCCCGCGGCCGGAGCCCCCGCGGCCGGACCCCCCgcggccggacccccgggccaGCGCCGGGTGGCGGGTCTCGGAGGGCTTGGCCCTCCGCCGGCGCCAGCAcagggcgccccccgcccccgccgcccccaggaGCAGCAGCgccgcgccccccgccgcccccgccaccgCCGGGAGGCTCGGGGGAGCCAGGGCGCCGTCCGCCCCGCCGCCCGTGGCGTTGCCGGCTGGGCCACCTGAGAGACACGGGGACACCACACGGGCGGGGACacacaggcggggggggggggagggggggacacggacagacagagagggagagacgcgCGCTGACCACCGGGGCCTCCCGGGGACCCCCGgaccgtcctcgtcctcctcgtccaccCCAAATCCGGGGCCGCCGGACACCTGGCTCctcccttgtccccctccccacctctcctctcggGGACCGTCGTCTTCGTCCCCCACTCCGAATccaggccccgggcccctccAGGGGCGTCGGACAcctgtcccctccccgcctctcctcccggggacccccgggccgtcgtcgtcgtcgcccccTACCCCGAATCCAGGCCCCGGGCCCTTCCAGGGCCGCCGGACACCTtggctcctccccacctctcctctcggGGACCCCAGGACCGTCGTCGTCGCCCCCCACCTCCAATCCAGGCCTCGGGCCCTTCCAGGGCCGCCGGACACctggctcctccccacctctcctctcggGGACCCCCGGACCGTCGTcgtcgccccccaccccaaacccaggcCCCTACGGGGGACCCCCggggcgccccgccccctcccccagttcccGCCTCTGTCCCCCTACAGGCTCAGGCCCGTCCAGGGGCCCAGGTGTCCGGGCTCCCAGCTCCCGGCctcgggcccctccctccctcccctcccctcccctcccctccccgacgccGAGCAGAGTGCTAATTAAAGCAGTGACGGCACTAATTAGCTCTAATTGAGCCTGTTTCTCGTTTGGCTCccatccccgtctccctcctcgcgacaaccgccgccccccgccccaaactgCTGTCTCCGCAGCTGgaccgcggggggcggggagttggaaggaagggagccgggggggggggggagggggaacggacGCCTGGGTCCCTACCTGCCGGGTTGTCTTTCCCGGGATCCGTTCCAGGAGACGATCCCCGCTCCCCGAGGGTCTCAGAGATGGGTTTTCGGGGAGCGTTCCCCACTCGGGggtctgggcggggggagggggacacaggggggagagggagcagagcaggGGAATTCGCACATCCCCCCGGGTCCCCTTATGCCGCCGTTAACGcccagccccactcccacccccacccacccagctcCGAACCCCCTGCTCCCTTGGGGGGGGTCCCAGGAatccggggacccccccccacccccaccccccttctccgaCTCACTCTGTCCCACGCGAAGTAGGACTTTCATCCCTCGGGTGAGGCAGACCCCTCCCTGTAGGCTTTCCAGCCCCTCTCGGGTCCCGTCCGACGTGGCTtgtaaagagagggaggaggtcggggggcggggaagggggggcggggggaggggagagtgaggaggggggGTGCCGggcaggacgcctgggtccctgaggggagaggggtcccGGACGGGAGGCTGTCAGGCCAGCTCATCTCCACTCGGCTGAATCCTCTCCCTCCGGCGCAGCGAGGAGGGGGCTGAGATTTCCCGCCCCCCATCCACCCGCCACCCCCTCGCCCACCGCTCGCATct carries:
- the EFNB3 gene encoding ephrin-B3; the protein is MGVPQPGWGGMSLGGLLLTTLDLCLVSGLSLEPVYWNTANKRFQAEGGYVIYPQIGDRLDLLCPRARPPGPHSSPDYEFYKLYLVGAAQGRRCQAPPAPNLLLTCDRPDLDLRFTIKFQEYSPNLWGHEFRSNQDYYIIATSDGTREGLESLQGGVCLTRGMKVLLRVGQNPRVGNAPRKPISETLGERGSSPGTDPGKDNPAGGPAGNATGGGADGALAPPSLPAVAGAAGGAALLLLGAAGAGGALCWRRRRAKPSETRHPALARGSGRGGSGRGGSGRGGSGGGSGGAGAAGAAGGGGAGGGAGGCPPGPGNNNGAEPGELVIPLRGAGDPPFCPHYEKVSGDYGHPVYIVQDGPPQSPANIYYKV